From one Brachypodium distachyon strain Bd21 chromosome 4, Brachypodium_distachyon_v3.0, whole genome shotgun sequence genomic stretch:
- the LOC104585048 gene encoding BTB/POZ and MATH domain-containing protein 1, with amino-acid sequence MAKRCKISHDTVSHSEKGSYVLKISGYAHAKETVKNGDYIKSSTDFTVGSDHPRWAMTCYPNDSKPEHADSVSLYLRLVDCYRDIKARFRFSLLDEDGEPVPAYNFVNDVHTFFGKSSSRGHPDFIKKADLEASPYLREDSFSIRCDVTVLKIAGERRSSKGVRFVDVPPSNLHLHLGDLLKSRDGADVIFYVAGEKFSAHRSVLYLHRSSWARRASQLSAS; translated from the coding sequence ATGGCGAAGCGCTGCAAGATCTCCCACGATACCGTATCCCACTCCGAGAAAGGCTCATACGTGCTGAAGATCTCAGGATACGCACACGCCAAGGAGACCGTGAAGAACGGCGACTACATCAAATCCAGCACCGATTTCACCGTGGGATCAGATCACCCTCGCTGGGCCATGACGTGTTACCCCAACGACAGCAAGCCGGAGCACGCAGATTCCGTCTCCCTTTACCTCCGCCTTGTCGACTGCTACCGCGACATCAAGGCCAGGTTCAGGTTCTCTCTTCTCGACGAAGATGGGGAGCCCGTGCCGGCTTACAACTTTGTCAATGATGTTCATACTTTCTTCGGCAAGAGCTCGAGCCGGGGTCACCCTGATTTCATCAAGAAGGCTGATCTCGAAGCGTCTCCGTATCTGAGGGAGGATTCTTTCAGTATTAGGTGTGATGTCACCGTCCTAAAGATCGCCGGCGAAAGGAGGAGTAGTAAAGGTGTGAGATTTGTCGATGTTCCGCCAAGCAATCTGCATTTGCATCTCGGCGACCTTTTGAAGAGTCGAGATGGAGCCGATGTGATCTTCTATGTTGCCGGGGAGAAGTTCTCGGCTCATCGGTCCGTGCTCTATCTGCATCGCAGTTCTTGGGCGCGTCGTGCGTCCCAGCTGTCGGCATCCTGA
- the LOC100830254 gene encoding methylsterol monooxygenase 1-2, with protein sequence MLPYATAGEAEAALGRALTWAEAAWLRYSAAVPDRYLHWPNIAITLVVYTLAPLPLAILDLAAPRAAAPYKLQPKVQHPPSAFLRCYLDAVKVSLLIIGPYQLISYPAAKIMDIRTGLPLPSMGEILAQLTVYFLVEDYLNYWLHRLLHTKWCYEKIHHVHHEFTAPMAYAAWYGHWAEMLILAVPSLAGPAMVPCHVTTLWIWFVARLVESLNIHSGFKLPFNLENYIPFYGGAEHHDYHHYIGGQSHSNFAPVFTHCDYIYGTDKGYRYHKATLAKLKELAGNNVQKEDLSSGKKD encoded by the exons ATGCTGCCGTACGCGAcggcgggggaggcggaggcggcgctgggcCGGGCCCTGACGTGGGCCGAGGCGGCGTGGCTGCGCTACTCGGCCGCCGTGCCGGACCGCTACCTCCACTGGCCCAACATCGCCATCACATTGGTCGTCTACACgctcgcgccgctgccgctcgccATCCTCGAcctggcggcgccgcgggccgCCGCGCCCTACAAGCTGCAGCCCAAGGTGCAGCACCCGCCGTCGGCGTTCCTCCGGTGCTACCTTGACGCCGTCAAGGTCTCCCTGCTCATCATCGGGCCGTATCAGCTCATCTCCTACCCTGCCGCCaag ATAATGGACATTCGAACGGGACTGCCGCTCCCGTCGATGGGGGAGATACTGGCCCAATTGACAGTGTATTTTCTGGTGGAGGATTACTTGAACTACTGGCTCCACCGGCTGTTGCACACCAAATGGTGCTACGAGAAGATACACCATGTTCACCATGAGTTCACGGCGCCCATGGCCTATGCTGCTTGGTATGGACACTGGGCTGAGATGCTCATACTTGCCGTCCCCTCCCTAGCAGGACCGGCCATGgtgccatgccatgtcactACGCTCTGGATCTGGTTTGTAGCCCGTTTGGTAGAGAGCCTCAACATACACAGCGG GTTTAAGCTGCCATTCAACCTTGAGAATTATATACCATTCTATGGAGGAGCAGAACATCACGACTACCATCACTACATTGGAGGACAGAGCCACAGCAACTTTGCTCCCGTTTTCACCCACTGTGACTACATTTACGGGACCGACAAA ggctACAGATATCATAAGGCGACTCTAGCAAAG CTGAAGGAGTTGGCAGGCAACAACGTCCAGAAAGAAGATTTAAGCAGTGGAAAGAAGGATTAG
- the LOC112268549 gene encoding BTB/POZ and MATH domain-containing protein 2-like isoform X1, which produces MAELRYNISAAVVAETEGSSYVFKVDGYSSAKWKLRNGEPLVSKLFSVGGYDWAVEYYPNGGRYDVLDRNGHPVSKYSRTIIGHTFSKKGSSGGYHDFIDRGDLERALYVRDDNFSIRCDVSVVVKDNDQQKCNQSVVVVVPPSDLLRHLEGLLKNMDGADVIFRVSGEEFSAHRAVLAARSTVFKAELFGAMKEKECGLVEVCDMEADIFKSLLHYLYTDSLPDDRTCGDGTIGDVVMAGHLLVAADRYNIERLKLICEDILCRHVDSKMVATSLALAEQHSCYGLKEACLQFLASPSNVEAMMASDGYEHLKSSCPSVLKELVARFLPAQLKAVLMSI; this is translated from the exons ATGGCAGAACTTCGTTACAATATTTCTGCGGCCGTTGTGGCCGAAACTGAGGGGAGTTCATACGTGTTTAAGGTAGATGGGTACTCAAGCGCCAAGTGGAAACTGAGGAATGGCGAGCCCTTGGTCTCTAAGCTCTTCAGCGTTGGAGGCTACGATTGGGCTGTGGAGTACTACCCAAACGGTGGCCGCTATGA TGTTCTTGACAGGAATGGGCATCCGGTGAGTAAGTACAGCCGTACCATCATCGGACATACCTTCTCAAAGAAAGGGTCATCTGGGGGGTACCATGATTTTATCGATAGGGGCGATTTAGAGAGAGCGCTTTATGTAAGGGATGATAATTTCAGCATCAGGTGTGATGTTAGTGTAGTGGTGAAGGATAATGATCAGCAGAAGTGTAATCAGtctgtggtggtggtggtgcctcCAAGTGACCTGCTTCGGCATCTAGAAGGCCTCCTGAAGAACATGGATGGAGCAGACGTGATCTTTCGTGTCAGCGGGGAGGAATTCTCGGCTCATAGGGCCGTGCTCGCTGCTCGGTCGACGGTCTTCAAGGCGGAGCTATTCGGCGCCATGAAGGAGAAAGAATGTGGTCTGGTTGAAGTTTGTGATATGGAAGCTGATATTTTTAAGTCCTTGCTCCATTACTTATACACCGACTCGCTGCCTGATGATAGGACATGTGGAGATGGTACCATCGGAGATGTGGTGATGGCTGGCCATCTACTTGTTGCTGCTGATAGGTACAATATCGAGAGGCTGAAGCTGATCTGCGAGGATATATTGTGCAGACATGTTGACTCCAAGATGGTGGCCACCAGTTTGGCTCTAGCAGAGCAGCATAGCTGCTATGGTCTCAAAGAAGCTTGTTTACAGTTTCTTGCTTCTCCTTCCAATGTGGAGGCGATGATGGCAAGTGATGGTTACGAGCATCTGAAAAGCAGTTGCCCATCTGTCCTCAAGGAGCTGGTTGCTAGATTTCTGCCAGCTCAACTGAAAGCGGTTCTTATGTCAATTTAG
- the LOC112268549 gene encoding BTB/POZ and MATH domain-containing protein 2-like isoform X2, translating to MAELRYNISAAVVAETEGSSYVFKVDGYSSAKWKLRNGEPLVSKLFSVGGYDWAVEYYPNGGRYENGHPVSKYSRTIIGHTFSKKGSSGGYHDFIDRGDLERALYVRDDNFSIRCDVSVVVKDNDQQKCNQSVVVVVPPSDLLRHLEGLLKNMDGADVIFRVSGEEFSAHRAVLAARSTVFKAELFGAMKEKECGLVEVCDMEADIFKSLLHYLYTDSLPDDRTCGDGTIGDVVMAGHLLVAADRYNIERLKLICEDILCRHVDSKMVATSLALAEQHSCYGLKEACLQFLASPSNVEAMMASDGYEHLKSSCPSVLKELVARFLPAQLKAVLMSI from the exons ATGGCAGAACTTCGTTACAATATTTCTGCGGCCGTTGTGGCCGAAACTGAGGGGAGTTCATACGTGTTTAAGGTAGATGGGTACTCAAGCGCCAAGTGGAAACTGAGGAATGGCGAGCCCTTGGTCTCTAAGCTCTTCAGCGTTGGAGGCTACGATTGGGCTGTGGAGTACTACCCAAACGGTGGCCGCTATGA GAATGGGCATCCGGTGAGTAAGTACAGCCGTACCATCATCGGACATACCTTCTCAAAGAAAGGGTCATCTGGGGGGTACCATGATTTTATCGATAGGGGCGATTTAGAGAGAGCGCTTTATGTAAGGGATGATAATTTCAGCATCAGGTGTGATGTTAGTGTAGTGGTGAAGGATAATGATCAGCAGAAGTGTAATCAGtctgtggtggtggtggtgcctcCAAGTGACCTGCTTCGGCATCTAGAAGGCCTCCTGAAGAACATGGATGGAGCAGACGTGATCTTTCGTGTCAGCGGGGAGGAATTCTCGGCTCATAGGGCCGTGCTCGCTGCTCGGTCGACGGTCTTCAAGGCGGAGCTATTCGGCGCCATGAAGGAGAAAGAATGTGGTCTGGTTGAAGTTTGTGATATGGAAGCTGATATTTTTAAGTCCTTGCTCCATTACTTATACACCGACTCGCTGCCTGATGATAGGACATGTGGAGATGGTACCATCGGAGATGTGGTGATGGCTGGCCATCTACTTGTTGCTGCTGATAGGTACAATATCGAGAGGCTGAAGCTGATCTGCGAGGATATATTGTGCAGACATGTTGACTCCAAGATGGTGGCCACCAGTTTGGCTCTAGCAGAGCAGCATAGCTGCTATGGTCTCAAAGAAGCTTGTTTACAGTTTCTTGCTTCTCCTTCCAATGTGGAGGCGATGATGGCAAGTGATGGTTACGAGCATCTGAAAAGCAGTTGCCCATCTGTCCTCAAGGAGCTGGTTGCTAGATTTCTGCCAGCTCAACTGAAAGCGGTTCTTATGTCAATTTAG